Proteins co-encoded in one Desulfitobacterium hafniense DCB-2 genomic window:
- a CDS encoding phosphopentomutase, translating into MKRAILIVLDSVGIGEMPDAHEYGDVGSNTIGNIAKARGGLHLPHLQRLGLGNIAPIQGVDPEASPQGCYGKMAERSPGKDTTTGHWEIAGVVLERAFPTFSKGFPEDFLQAFAERIGRQVIGNEVASGTEIIQRLGQEHVRTGKPIAYTSADSVFQIAAHEEVIPLEELYRICGIAREMLEGDLRVGRVIARPFLGEEGNFYRTTNRHDYAIEPPHKILLDMVKEKGLRVMAVGKIKDIYAGHGVTDHLASKGNRDGVEKTLAFIREKKPGLIMTNLVDFDMLYGHRNDVENYAQALEEFDGRLPEILASLEEEDILFITADHGCDPTTESTDHSREYVPLLVYGKKVVPGRNLGIRSSFADLGATIAEYLGTEELVNGRSFLGELI; encoded by the coding sequence TTGAAACGAGCCATCTTGATTGTTTTAGATAGTGTGGGGATCGGTGAAATGCCCGATGCCCATGAATACGGAGATGTGGGCAGCAATACCATAGGCAATATTGCCAAGGCCCGCGGAGGTCTTCATTTGCCTCATCTGCAGAGATTAGGTCTGGGCAATATTGCACCTATCCAAGGGGTGGACCCTGAGGCAAGCCCTCAAGGTTGTTATGGAAAAATGGCGGAGCGTTCCCCCGGCAAGGATACCACTACGGGACATTGGGAAATAGCCGGTGTGGTCCTGGAAAGGGCCTTTCCTACCTTTTCCAAGGGTTTTCCGGAGGATTTTCTCCAAGCTTTTGCGGAGCGCATCGGCCGCCAGGTCATAGGCAATGAAGTGGCTTCCGGCACAGAAATCATTCAGCGCCTGGGACAGGAGCATGTGCGGACGGGGAAACCGATCGCCTACACTTCAGCAGATTCAGTGTTTCAGATCGCGGCTCATGAAGAGGTGATCCCTTTAGAGGAATTATATCGAATCTGCGGGATAGCCCGGGAAATGCTGGAGGGGGATTTAAGAGTAGGCCGAGTCATCGCCCGCCCCTTTTTAGGCGAGGAAGGAAACTTCTACCGGACTACCAATCGTCATGATTATGCCATTGAACCGCCCCACAAAATCCTCCTGGATATGGTAAAGGAAAAAGGACTTCGAGTCATGGCTGTAGGAAAAATCAAAGATATTTACGCAGGCCATGGGGTTACGGATCATCTGGCCAGCAAAGGGAACAGGGATGGGGTGGAGAAGACCCTGGCTTTTATCAGGGAGAAGAAACCGGGCTTGATCATGACCAATCTGGTGGATTTTGATATGCTTTACGGTCATCGCAATGATGTGGAAAACTATGCTCAAGCCCTTGAGGAGTTTGACGGGAGATTGCCGGAAATCCTCGCTTCCCTTGAGGAGGAGGATATCCTCTTCATCACCGCCGACCATGGGTGTGATCCCACCACGGAAAGCACGGACCATTCCCGGGAGTATGTTCCTTTACTGGTCTATGGGAAGAAGGTTGTGCCCGGAAGGAATCTGGGAATCCGCTCTTCTTTTGCGGATTTGGG
- the xerD gene encoding site-specific tyrosine recombinase XerD, protein MEVQTEAWLKKYLSYLNVERGLSPNTRNSYERDLRKFTAFLQQRGKNIIACEGNDLFLFLLQEKNQGRSARTLARYLATLRGFFAFLLGEEMREDDPTEYLSTPKLEQHLPHVLSEGSISKLMGEGGDRDKEGPKPGKSSKKAGDSDSEGKDKGLLMRNMAMIEVLYGCGLRVSELVGLKVSDIIFETRTLRCRGKGNKERIVPIGEYALEVLQNYLEHDRERLRGKHKTEVLFLNSRGTALTRQGIWDILKKWAQTHGVQENIYPHKFRHSFATHLLDHGADLRSVQEMLGHADIATTQIYTHLSRQRLLEVFRKAHPRAD, encoded by the coding sequence GTGGAGGTTCAAACAGAAGCTTGGCTTAAGAAATATTTGAGCTACCTTAATGTGGAACGAGGGCTTTCCCCCAATACCCGAAACAGCTATGAACGCGATTTGCGGAAATTCACAGCCTTTCTTCAACAACGTGGGAAAAACATTATAGCTTGTGAGGGCAACGACCTTTTCTTATTTCTTCTCCAGGAGAAGAATCAGGGGAGGTCTGCCCGCACATTGGCGCGGTACCTCGCAACCCTGCGGGGTTTCTTTGCTTTTCTCTTAGGGGAGGAGATGCGGGAAGATGATCCCACCGAGTACCTGAGCACTCCGAAGCTTGAACAGCATCTGCCCCATGTTCTGTCTGAGGGGTCAATCAGCAAGCTTATGGGTGAGGGAGGGGACCGGGACAAAGAAGGGCCCAAACCTGGCAAGAGCAGTAAAAAAGCTGGGGATTCTGACTCAGAAGGGAAGGATAAGGGACTATTGATGCGTAATATGGCCATGATCGAGGTACTCTATGGTTGTGGCTTGCGTGTCTCCGAACTGGTGGGCTTAAAGGTTTCGGATATCATCTTTGAGACGAGGACCCTGCGCTGCCGGGGCAAGGGGAACAAAGAAAGGATTGTCCCCATCGGCGAATATGCCCTTGAGGTTTTGCAGAATTATCTGGAGCATGATCGGGAACGCCTGAGGGGAAAGCATAAAACGGAAGTCCTCTTCCTTAATTCCCGAGGTACGGCTCTGACCCGGCAAGGAATTTGGGATATCCTCAAAAAATGGGCACAAACCCATGGTGTTCAGGAAAATATTTATCCTCATAAATTCAGACACAGTTTTGCTACTCATCTCTTGGATCATGGAGCGGATTTACGTTCTGTCCAGGAAATGCTGGGGCATGCCGATATTGCCACGACCCAGATTTATACCCATCTTTCCCGTCAAAGGCTGTTGGAAGTATTCCGCAAAGCCCATCCCCGGGCTGATTAA
- a CDS encoding acyl-CoA dehydratase activase, which yields MAKIYIGVDIGSLTVKVVLIDQETEMIAYDTARAGYSGREVAVQMVAKLLAESGLSREDVGGTVATGYGRITFPADREVSEITCQARGIHHLFPTARTVIDIGGQDSKVIQMLPNGKVVDFAMNDKCAAGTGRFLEVMASALEISLNDIGNLAETSRNPTAISSFCTVFAESEVITHVSAGKPKEDILAGVCASVASRVASLAQRIGLVPDIVFTGGVARNQGVLAALRRQLSHPLLVYSEPSITAAWGAALMASRQSPSA from the coding sequence ATGGCCAAAATATATATTGGGGTGGATATCGGCTCCCTGACGGTGAAAGTCGTTCTTATCGATCAGGAAACTGAGATGATCGCTTATGACACAGCCCGGGCCGGGTATAGCGGACGGGAGGTGGCGGTTCAGATGGTGGCTAAGCTGCTGGCGGAGTCAGGACTTAGCCGGGAGGATGTGGGCGGGACGGTTGCTACCGGATACGGGAGGATTACTTTTCCCGCCGACCGGGAAGTATCGGAAATCACCTGTCAAGCCAGGGGAATTCACCACCTTTTTCCCACTGCCCGCACCGTTATAGATATCGGAGGACAGGACAGCAAAGTGATCCAAATGTTGCCTAACGGCAAAGTTGTGGATTTTGCCATGAATGACAAATGTGCGGCGGGAACAGGCCGCTTCCTCGAAGTCATGGCCTCGGCACTGGAGATTAGTCTGAATGACATAGGAAACCTTGCCGAAACGTCTCGGAATCCTACGGCCATATCTTCCTTTTGTACGGTCTTTGCGGAATCGGAAGTGATCACTCATGTATCGGCAGGAAAGCCGAAAGAGGATATACTGGCCGGGGTCTGCGCATCCGTGGCCAGCCGTGTAGCATCTTTAGCACAGCGGATCGGCTTAGTGCCGGATATTGTGTTTACCGGCGGGGTAGCCCGCAATCAAGGGGTATTGGCTGCACTCCGCCGCCAATTGAGCCATCCTCTGCTGGTGTATAGTGAACCCTCGATCACTGCCGCTTGGGGAGCGGCCTTAATGGCATCAAGACAATCCCCCTCTGCATAA